The proteins below are encoded in one region of Phalacrocorax aristotelis chromosome 13, bGulAri2.1, whole genome shotgun sequence:
- the PRPF6 gene encoding pre-mRNA-processing factor 6, with translation MNKKKKPFLGMPAPLGYVPGLGRGATGFTTRSDIGPARDANDPVDDRHAPPGKRTVGDQMKKNQTADDDDEDLNDTNYDEFNGYAGSLFSSGPYEKDDEEADAIYAALDKRMDERRKERREQREKEEIEKYRMERPKIQQQFSDLKRKLAEVTEEEWLSIPEVGDARNKRQRNPRYEKLTPVPDSFFAKHLQSGENHTSVDPRQTQFGGLNTPYPGGLNTPYPGGMTPGLMTPGTGELDMRKIGQARNTLMDMRLSQVSDSVSGQTVVDPKGYLTDLNSMIPTHGGDINDIKKARLLLKSVRETNPHHPPAWIASARLEEVTGKLQVARNLIMKGTEMCPKSEDVWLEAARLQPGDTAKAVVAQAVRHLPQSVRIYIRAAELETDIRAKKRVLRKALEHVPNSVRLWKAAVELEEPEDARIMLSRAVECCPTSVELWLALARLETYENARKVLNKARENIPTDRHIWITAAKLEEANGNTQMVEKIIDRAITSLRANGVEINREQWIQDAEECDKAGSVATCQAIMRAVIGIGIEEEDRKHTWMEDADSCVAHNALECARAIYAYALQVFPSKKSVWLRAAYFEKNHGTRESLEALLQRAVAHCPKAEVLWLMGAKSKWLAGDVPAARSILALAFQANPNSEEIWLAAVKLESENNEYERARRLLAKARSSAPTARVFMKSVKLEWVLGNIAAAQELCEEALKHYEDFPKLWMMKGQIEEQKELVEKAREAYNQGLKKCPHSIPLWLLLSRLEEKVGQLTRARAILEKSRLKNPKNPDLWLESVRLEYRAGLKNIANTLMAKALQECPNSGILWSEAIFLEARPQRKTKSVDALKKCEHDPHVLLAVAKLFWSERKITKAREWFHRTVKIDSDLGDAWAFFYKFELQHGTEEQQEEVRKRCENAEPRHGELWCDVSKDIENWQKKIGEILVLVAAKLKNTF, from the exons ATGAACAAGAAGAAGAAACCGTTCCTGGGCATGCCCGCGCCCCTGGGCTACGTGCCGGGGCTGGGCCGCGG AGCCACAGGTTTCACCACCCGCTCTGATATTGGCCCTGCACGTGATGCCAATGACCCCGTGGATGATCGTCATGCTCCGCCAGGGAAGAGAACTGTTGGGgatcaaatgaaaaagaatcagACGGCTGATGATGATGACGAAGATTTGAACGACACCAATTATGATGAG TTCAATGGGTATGCTGGGAGTCTCTTCTCAAGCGGTCCCTATGAAAAAGATGATGAGGAAGCAGATGCTATTTATGCAGCTTTGGATAAGAGGATGGATGAAcgcagaaaagaaagaag GGAACAAcgagaaaaagaggaaatagaaaaataccGTATGGAACGACCCAAAATTCAGCAACAGTTCTCTGACTtgaaa CGGAAGCTAGCAGAGGTCACAGAAGAAGAGTGGCTGAGTATTCCAGAAGTTGGTGATGCCAGGAACAAGCGTCAGAGGAATCCTCGTTATGAGAAGCTGACTCCTGTACCCGACAGCttctttgcaaagcatttaCAGTCAGGGGAGAATCACACCTCTGTGGACCCACGCCAAACA CAATTTGGTGGATTGAATACTCCGTATCCAGGGGGCTTGAATACTCCATACCCAGGAGGAATGACACCAGGCTTAATGACACCTGGGACAGGAGAATTGGATATGAGGAAGATTGGCCAAGCCAGGAACACCTTGATGGATATGAGGCTAAGCCAG GTGTCGGACTCTGTGAGTGGCCAGACTGTAGTGGATCCGAAAGGATATTTGACAGACTTAAATTCGATGATTCCTACACATGGAGGAGATATCAA TGATATCAAGAAAGCCCGCTTGCTCCTGAAATCTGTACGAGAGACCAATCCTCATCATCCGCCAGCCTGGATAGCATCGGCCCGACTGGAGGAGGTCACGGGCAAACTCCAAGTGGCTCGAAACCTCATCATGAAAGGAACAGAGATGTGCCCCAAG AGTGAAGATGTTTGGTTAGAAGCTGCTCGTCTTCAGCCTGGGGATACAGCCAAGGCTGTTGTGGCTCAAGCTGTCCGCCACCTTCCACAGTCTGTTCGAATCTATAtaagagcagcagagctggagacagATATCCGTGCAAAGAAACGTGTCCTTAGGAAAG CCCTTGAGCATGTTCCAAATTCAGTGCGTTTGTGGAAAGCAGCCGTGGAGTTAGAAGAACCTGAGGATGCCAGGATCATGCTGAGTCGGGCTGTGGAGTGCTGTCCAACTAGCGTTGaa CTGTGGCTTGCACTGGCAAGGCTAGAGACATATGAGAATGCTCGTAAAGTCCTTAACAAAGCCCGTGAGAATATTCCAACGGATCGTCACATCTGGATTACTGCTGCCAAACTGGAGGAAGCCAATGGAAACACCCAGATGGTGGAGAAAATCATTGACAGAGCCATCACATCTCTTAGGGCTAACGGTGTGGAAATCAACAGAGAACAGTGGATACAG gaTGCTGAGGAATGCGATAAAGCTGGAAGTGTGGCCACGTGCCAGGCAATCATGCGAGCTGTGATTGGGATTGGGATTGAGGAAGAAGATCGGAAACATACCTGGATGGAAGACGCTGACAGC TGTGTTGCTCATAATGCTCTGGAGTGTGCCCGAGCAATTTATGCCTATGCCTTACAAGTTTTCCCGAGCAAGAAGAGTGTGTGGCTGCGAGCAGCGTACTTTGAGAAGAACCATGGAACAAG AGAATCCTTGGAGGCTCTTCTGCAGAGAGCTGTTGCTCACTGTCCTAAAGCAGAAGTGCTCTGGCTCATGGGAGCCAAATCGAAGTGGCTGGCAGGAGATGTCCCAGCAGCCAGAAGCATTTTGGCCCTGGCTTTCCAG GCCAACCCCAACAGCGAGGAGATCTGGCTGGCTGCCGTGAAGCTGGAGTCAGAAAACAATGAATATGAAAGAGCAAGGAGGCTGCTGGCAAAAGCTCGCAGCAGTGCCCCCACTGCAAGG GTCTTCATGAAGTCTGTGAAGTTAGAATGGGTGCTTGGGAACattgctgcagcccaggagctTTGTGAGGAAGCCCTGAAGCACTATGAGGACTTCCCCAAACTGTGGATGATGAAGGGACAAATTGAGGAACAAAAGGAGCTGGTAGAGAAAGCGCGGGAGGCTTATAACCAAGGG ttgaaaAAGTGTCCCCATTCCATACCCCTGTGGCTTTTGCTGTCCAGGCTGGAGGAGAAAGTTGGGCAGTTGACTAGAGCAAGAGCCATCTTGGAAAAGTCTCGCCTAAAGAATCCAAAGAATCCAGATCTCTG GTTGGAGTCTGTGCGATTAGAGTACAGAGCTGGCTTAAAGAATATTGCAAATACTCTGATGGCCAAGGCCTTGCAAGAATGCCCCAATTCAG GAATCCTGTGGTCAGAGGCAATTTTCCTTGAAGCGCGACCACAACGAAAGACCAAGAGTGTGGATGCTCTCAAGAAGTGTGAACATGACCCACATGTCCTGCTGGCTGTGGCCAA GCTGTTCTGGAGTGAGCGTAAAATAACCAAGGCCAGAGAATGGTTCCACCGCACAGTGAAGATTGACTCTGACCTGGGGGACGCCTGGGCTTTCTTTTACAAATTTGAGCTCCAGCACGGCACAGAG GAACAACAAGAAGAGGTGAGGAAGCGCTGTGAGAATGCTGAACCTCGCCATGGAGAGCTCTGGTGTGATGTCTCCAAGGACATAGAGAATTGGCAGAAAAAGATCGGAGAGATTCTTGTGCTTGTGGCAGCCAAGCTTAAAAATACCTTCTAG
- the C13H20orf204 gene encoding uncharacterized protein C20orf204 homolog, whose amino-acid sequence MILPRALSCTVLLLLLIAVLSRGKRCSITKILRQYRAVIFHEIQNLKNLSGLEDRSRRSGPACRSDKDQKILLSIYNISMSLREVAAGTLRGPEELAVWKVARNTDFVLRENCRKISKSPSRIPAQPQRSGPGRRRKQLREIGRKAEKLATCWEKLYALHTPRRAPRYS is encoded by the exons ATG ATTCTCCCCCGGGCACTCTCCTGCACTGTTCTGCTCCTCCTACTCATTGCTGTGCTAAGCAGAGGGAAGAGGTGCAGCATCACCAAAATCCTCCGGCAGTACCGTGCTGTCATCTTCCATGAGATCCAGAACCTG aaaaaccTGAGTGGGTTGGAAGACAGGAGCAGAAGGTCTGGGCCAGCTTGTCGTTCTGACAAG gaCCAGAAGATCCTGCTCTCCATCTACAACATCAGCATGTCCCTGCGGGAGGTGGCGGCTGGCACCCTGCGTGGCCCCGAGGAGCTGGCAGTGTGGAAGGTGGCCAGAAACACTGACTTCGTGCTCAGggaaaactgcaggaaaatcAGCAAG AGCCCGTCGCgcatcccagcacagccccagcgcAGCGGACCTGGCCgcagaaggaagcagctgcGGGAGAttgggaggaaggcagagaagcTGGCGACCTGCTGGGAGAAGCTCTACGCCCTGCACACACCCCGCCGTGCCCCGCGGTACTCGTAG